In Acidianus brierleyi, one genomic interval encodes:
- a CDS encoding zinc ribbon domain-containing protein gives MNKSFQGVYVNPQQIAYFLENWFSSKGYKTQVLGSGSSVIVQAKKEGFFRALVGADRAFTVRLMGGQGYLNVDIGMSNWVKAADATEDVITALVFWPLAAFQGIEEIYDLRIEEDTMKEVERLIMSSQQFPQQFSSQPYQSYPYPQTYPVPQSPQMTKRCPACGYENPSNARFCMNCGYNLA, from the coding sequence ATGAATAAAAGCTTTCAAGGCGTCTATGTTAACCCTCAGCAAATAGCTTATTTTCTAGAAAATTGGTTTTCTTCTAAGGGTTATAAGACACAAGTTCTAGGTTCAGGAAGTTCTGTTATTGTACAAGCTAAAAAGGAAGGGTTTTTTAGAGCTTTAGTAGGTGCAGATAGAGCTTTCACGGTTAGATTAATGGGAGGACAAGGTTATTTAAACGTGGATATTGGAATGTCAAATTGGGTTAAGGCTGCAGATGCTACTGAAGACGTGATAACTGCGTTAGTTTTTTGGCCATTAGCAGCTTTTCAAGGTATAGAAGAGATCTATGATTTAAGAATAGAAGAAGACACAATGAAAGAAGTAGAAAGACTAATTATGTCTAGTCAACAGTTCCCTCAGCAATTTTCTTCTCAACCTTATCAATCATATCCTTATCCACAAACATATCCAGTTCCACAATCTCCTCAAATGACAAAGAGATGCCCAGCTTGTGGATATGAGAATCCCAGTAATGCTAGATTTTGCATGAACTGTGGATATAATTTAGCTTAA
- a CDS encoding DEAD/DEAH box helicase yields the protein MFSNLSDELKKALNEIHYDKPTKVQEIAIPPFLAGESVIVQAKTGSGKTASYLIPIIERGEQTIILAPTRELAEQVLYEGKRIAKYKGTTFGLVIGGVGYEKQEKEANNDVIIGTPGRILDLWGKGILDLSRFSIAVVDEVDRMFDMGFIDDVRMILSHTSAKNFGFYSATVPKEVEDLAFEFAPNAKMLKVDEYKPVEIEHKFLLVRGWREKVEKTQEEIKGKAIVFVNTKAKVDDLARELSDEFDITVLHGDLPQSARNRNLTKFRKNEASVLISTDLAARGIDVIDVDEVINFDAPRDIETYIHRVGRTGRMGRKGFAITFYTRREEQLIKRIKGVIKTVEYD from the coding sequence ATGTTCAGTAATTTGAGCGATGAACTCAAGAAGGCTTTGAATGAAATACATTATGACAAGCCTACTAAGGTTCAAGAAATAGCTATTCCTCCTTTCTTAGCAGGAGAGAGTGTAATAGTTCAGGCTAAGACTGGTTCAGGTAAGACTGCATCTTACCTTATTCCTATAATTGAAAGAGGAGAGCAAACAATAATATTAGCTCCTACTAGAGAACTTGCAGAACAAGTTCTCTATGAGGGAAAAAGAATTGCAAAATATAAAGGAACTACCTTTGGTTTAGTTATTGGAGGAGTAGGATACGAAAAACAAGAAAAAGAAGCTAATAATGACGTTATAATTGGAACTCCAGGAAGAATTCTAGATTTATGGGGTAAAGGTATACTTGACCTCTCTAGGTTTTCTATAGCTGTAGTAGATGAAGTAGATAGAATGTTTGACATGGGTTTTATAGACGACGTAAGAATGATACTTTCTCACACTAGCGCAAAGAATTTCGGATTCTATTCAGCTACAGTACCTAAAGAAGTAGAAGATCTGGCATTTGAGTTTGCACCTAATGCTAAAATGTTAAAAGTAGATGAATATAAACCTGTAGAAATAGAACATAAATTCCTTTTAGTAAGAGGATGGAGAGAGAAAGTAGAGAAAACTCAAGAAGAAATAAAAGGAAAAGCTATTGTTTTTGTTAATACTAAAGCTAAAGTCGATGATTTGGCTAGAGAATTATCAGATGAGTTTGATATTACAGTGCTTCATGGCGATTTGCCTCAGTCTGCAAGAAACAGGAATTTAACTAAATTTAGGAAAAATGAAGCCTCAGTATTAATTTCTACTGATTTAGCCGCAAGAGGAATAGATGTAATAGATGTAGACGAGGTAATAAACTTTGACGCGCCAAGGGATATAGAAACTTATATTCATAGAGTAGGAAGAACTGGAAGAATGGGAAGAAAAGGTTTTGCTATAACTTTCTACACTAGGAGAGAAGAACAGCTAATTAAGAGAATAAAAGGAGTAATTAAGACCGTTGAATACGATTAA
- a CDS encoding MarR family transcriptional regulator, which produces MNTRDSILVLLYERGELSKEELANMLRQEVDEIEALLKGLEREGLVMQKEKGLIFKRKVYGLTPSGLEEAKKAKEDLENKANKLIQAIQNGDYSQIQSFESDIPLMLALSMIDMMMLQGLMFDMFQF; this is translated from the coding sequence ATGAACACAAGAGACAGCATTCTAGTTTTACTTTATGAGAGAGGAGAATTAAGCAAGGAAGAATTAGCTAACATGTTAAGACAAGAAGTAGATGAAATCGAGGCCCTACTTAAAGGATTAGAAAGAGAAGGATTAGTAATGCAGAAAGAGAAAGGTTTGATCTTTAAGAGGAAGGTCTATGGATTAACACCCTCTGGTTTAGAAGAAGCCAAAAAAGCTAAGGAAGACCTTGAGAACAAAGCGAATAAACTGATTCAAGCTATACAGAATGGAGACTATAGTCAAATTCAAAGCTTTGAAAGCGACATTCCTTTAATGTTAGCACTATCAATGATAGATATGATGATGTTACAAGGATTAATGTTTGATATGTTTCAATTCTAA
- a CDS encoding sodium:solute symporter family protein yields MIPHSNIDYVTLGIFLLLFGFFAFLGFYGSRFRSGDLKSLMEWGLGGRKLGTFLIWFLLGADLFTAYTFIAVPAGIFAAGSLYFFAVPYVAWGFGVALLTMPRLWTVSRNKGYITAADFVKERFNSKTLGIVVAATGIAAELPYIALQIVGMEAVIEMMFLGLGIASKFTEEISLLLAFLVLAAFTFVSGLRGAVLTGVFKDVLVWITVITVIIAVPLEVGGFSKAFTAAQTLKPIFDTLPAGEISAYFSLALGSSFALYLYPHAINGSLSSQDREKLKYSTSMLPIYGIGLAFISLFGILVYAVPHALSLLKVTGNGALAVPALISYTMPNWFIGIAMTAIFVGGLVPASIMAIAVANLFTRNIVKELKPNLPSYSEARIAKWTSTIFKFLALGFVFIVPATYAIQLQLLGGMLVTQTLPAVFLGLYTRKLEPKSLLVGWIAGIATSVGLAYYRNFIFLHLTSFTTSLYPILGQLIYMAIISLAVNLAVTLLGTAIAYAMGWRPKSNIKEEEIATVMQRK; encoded by the coding sequence ATGATACCACATTCAAATATAGATTATGTTACATTAGGTATATTTCTATTATTGTTCGGATTCTTCGCTTTCTTAGGATTCTATGGATCTAGATTTAGGAGTGGAGACTTAAAATCATTAATGGAATGGGGGTTAGGAGGAAGAAAATTAGGAACGTTTTTAATTTGGTTCTTATTAGGTGCTGACTTGTTTACCGCATATACTTTTATTGCAGTACCAGCTGGTATATTTGCAGCAGGTTCCCTTTACTTCTTTGCAGTACCTTATGTTGCTTGGGGTTTCGGTGTAGCATTGCTTACAATGCCTAGATTATGGACAGTGTCGAGAAATAAAGGCTATATAACTGCAGCTGATTTTGTTAAGGAAAGATTCAATAGCAAAACTCTAGGAATAGTAGTTGCCGCTACTGGAATCGCTGCAGAACTTCCTTATATAGCTCTTCAAATAGTAGGTATGGAAGCAGTAATTGAAATGATGTTTTTAGGTTTAGGAATTGCTAGTAAATTCACTGAGGAAATTTCTTTGCTTTTAGCCTTTCTAGTGCTAGCCGCTTTCACTTTTGTTAGCGGACTAAGGGGAGCAGTATTAACTGGAGTTTTTAAGGATGTATTAGTATGGATAACAGTTATTACAGTAATAATAGCAGTACCGTTAGAAGTAGGAGGTTTTTCAAAGGCATTTACTGCGGCTCAAACTCTAAAGCCTATATTTGACACTTTGCCTGCAGGAGAGATTTCAGCATATTTCTCCTTAGCTCTAGGAAGTTCATTTGCACTATACCTATATCCACATGCAATAAACGGTTCATTAAGTTCTCAAGATAGAGAAAAACTAAAATATAGTACTTCCATGTTACCTATATACGGAATAGGTTTAGCCTTTATCTCGTTATTTGGTATATTAGTTTACGCAGTACCACATGCTTTAAGTTTATTAAAGGTAACAGGGAATGGTGCATTAGCAGTTCCAGCTTTAATTTCCTATACTATGCCTAACTGGTTCATAGGAATAGCTATGACAGCAATATTTGTTGGAGGATTAGTTCCAGCATCTATAATGGCAATAGCAGTAGCTAACTTGTTCACAAGAAACATTGTTAAAGAATTGAAGCCTAATTTACCTTCATATTCTGAGGCTAGAATAGCTAAATGGACGTCAACAATATTCAAGTTTTTAGCATTAGGTTTTGTATTTATAGTGCCAGCAACTTACGCTATTCAATTACAACTATTAGGAGGAATGTTAGTAACTCAAACTTTGCCTGCAGTATTTTTAGGTTTATATACACGTAAATTAGAACCAAAATCTCTATTAGTAGGATGGATTGCTGGAATAGCTACTAGCGTTGGATTAGCATATTATAGGAATTTTATATTCCTACATTTAACGTCATTCACAACATCTCTATATCCTATACTTGGACAATTGATTTATATGGCTATAATTTCGTTAGCTGTGAACCTTGCAGTAACGTTATTGGGAACAGCTATTGCTTATGCTATGGGATGGAGACCTAAGAGCAACATAAAAGAAGAAGAAATAGCTACTGTTATGCAAAGAAAATAA
- a CDS encoding DUF3311 domain-containing protein: MNKFYLTLGIVLLIDIIIYSLYPLFNKITPELFGIPFFYWYQTILLVITSLAFLGVSFIKESKGEK, encoded by the coding sequence ATGAATAAGTTCTATCTTACTCTCGGAATAGTATTACTTATTGATATAATAATATACTCTCTCTATCCTCTATTTAATAAGATTACTCCAGAGCTATTCGGTATACCTTTCTTTTACTGGTATCAAACAATATTGCTGGTAATAACTAGCCTAGCATTCTTGGGAGTATCATTTATAAAAGAATCAAAAGGTGAGAAATAA
- a CDS encoding DUF929 domain-containing protein has protein sequence MARSSKSKKKTKNNDSKLIYVPFVILAIIVGLFIALPYVHSSNTPSSISSTQNNGPLSDLVKISNVGYANTTQVYFISWYGCPFGAALSWPLYIALQDYGNVSVVTHYSITEPDIDNGLQGVPGLIFTKFNSTSNVAFHFLYIYNQNLTATPSGVPLNNNAVSIGLQEIKDNEPYFVYNIIYQYEVNETFPGLLAPIAYEGHPSHIATALIITGPKGTWLLIGYPNPLTPSTIISINNSSSQLLSEIKSGHVPSLINDIAKEIIEAINEAQ, from the coding sequence ATGGCTAGGTCATCAAAAAGTAAAAAGAAGACAAAAAATAACGATAGTAAACTGATTTACGTTCCTTTCGTAATATTAGCTATAATAGTAGGGTTATTTATAGCACTACCTTATGTACATTCTTCTAATACTCCTTCTAGTATATCATCTACACAAAATAATGGTCCATTATCTGATTTAGTTAAAATATCCAACGTTGGTTACGCTAATACTACTCAAGTATATTTTATTAGCTGGTACGGTTGTCCATTTGGTGCTGCATTATCATGGCCATTATACATTGCATTACAAGACTATGGAAACGTATCCGTAGTTACGCACTATTCTATTACTGAACCAGATATAGATAATGGGCTTCAAGGAGTACCTGGATTAATATTTACTAAATTTAATTCTACTTCCAACGTTGCATTTCATTTCCTGTATATATATAATCAAAACTTGACTGCAACACCTTCTGGAGTTCCATTAAATAATAATGCAGTTTCGATAGGTTTACAAGAAATAAAGGATAATGAACCATATTTTGTATATAATATCATTTACCAATACGAAGTAAATGAAACATTCCCAGGCTTACTTGCTCCAATAGCTTATGAAGGACACCCATCGCATATAGCTACAGCATTAATAATTACAGGACCTAAGGGTACATGGCTCCTGATAGGATATCCTAATCCATTAACACCAAGCACTATAATCTCGATAAATAACTCTTCATCACAACTATTATCAGAGATAAAAAGTGGACATGTTCCTTCTCTTATAAATGATATAGCTAAAGAGATAATTGAAGCCATTAATGAAGCTCAATAA
- a CDS encoding cation:proton antiporter: MDNSDQLFLAFLEISIFITVAQAFHLASLKYKLPSIFGEILTGIILGPFALGTFLNSIIGLNIFTINNYLLLFSQFSVILLIFAAGLEHGFRSLRSSGLYALLAASIGAILPFVGVYYVMTFFTSKGVALLMGAATGATSLAAVSSIIEGMGIQREKFVKILTSSAAIDDVVSFIILSIALSLIEGIKGGYLGLLKTASFVVISWIIILLVSVLIIPRLLSVVSDNLVVETSLMILFILTVIMITLGFSPIIAAFIAGIAIAESRKAERIKGMVTALLSIFGSIFFVTIGAETNVLSFVNLQVLEIGILITALASILKFVGILPFAFLYTRKMKHAIMTSFGMIPRGEMGLVIASLAFADNIFSQNNLSEVVFMSLLTTVIGGMFFNLSVRKWLSSTQ; this comes from the coding sequence GTGGATAATTCGGATCAGCTATTCCTTGCTTTTTTAGAAATTTCCATCTTTATCACTGTTGCACAAGCATTTCATTTAGCTTCTTTGAAGTATAAACTTCCTTCAATATTTGGTGAAATACTTACTGGAATAATTTTAGGTCCTTTTGCATTGGGTACTTTCTTAAACTCTATAATAGGACTAAACATATTTACGATAAACAATTATCTATTACTATTTTCTCAGTTTTCCGTTATATTACTGATATTTGCTGCTGGATTAGAGCATGGGTTTAGATCTTTAAGATCTTCTGGACTATATGCATTATTAGCAGCATCAATAGGCGCTATATTACCTTTTGTAGGAGTATATTATGTCATGACTTTTTTTACTAGTAAAGGTGTAGCGCTACTTATGGGAGCCGCTACTGGGGCAACAAGTTTGGCCGCTGTAAGTTCAATAATAGAGGGCATGGGAATCCAAAGAGAAAAATTCGTCAAAATCTTAACATCGTCGGCAGCAATAGACGACGTAGTTTCTTTCATAATTTTGTCTATTGCTCTTTCTCTAATAGAGGGAATTAAGGGAGGATATTTAGGATTATTAAAAACAGCTAGTTTTGTTGTAATATCATGGATAATCATACTTCTTGTCTCAGTATTAATAATTCCAAGATTACTCTCAGTTGTATCGGATAATTTGGTAGTAGAAACGTCTTTGATGATACTATTCATATTAACTGTAATAATGATAACTTTAGGATTTTCTCCAATAATTGCGGCATTTATAGCTGGGATTGCTATTGCTGAAAGTAGAAAAGCAGAAAGGATAAAGGGTATGGTAACTGCATTACTAAGCATTTTTGGATCAATATTTTTCGTCACAATAGGAGCTGAAACTAACGTCTTATCATTTGTTAATTTGCAAGTTTTAGAAATAGGTATACTTATAACAGCATTAGCTTCAATATTAAAATTCGTGGGAATTTTACCATTTGCTTTTCTTTATACTAGGAAAATGAAGCACGCAATAATGACATCGTTTGGCATGATACCTAGGGGAGAAATGGGACTAGTTATTGCATCATTAGCTTTTGCCGACAATATCTTTTCACAAAATAATCTTTCTGAGGTAGTATTTATGAGCCTACTCACTACTGTCATAGGAGGAATGTTCTTTAATTTATCTGTAAGGAAATGGCTATCTTCTACGCAATGA
- a CDS encoding DUF1404 domain-containing protein yields the protein MEILRDQLKKRNFIVPLIFLIIAVNPYTEIMEFKYQWLFMTTHYLLYIAGFVLSYKIMRGSILYLIPGIILPVFWHLPQFFALAGAYVSWRILNDSTLFLGGIFAGMTITKLSNAVKILLLVLWMSGDSVLSVILIVGWPPYSNEVYPFSPFSVSQEVYTGIVMFGIMTAIFVYIVINLIKTVFRI from the coding sequence ATGGAGATATTAAGAGACCAATTAAAAAAACGAAATTTTATAGTTCCATTAATCTTTCTAATAATAGCCGTAAATCCTTATACAGAAATTATGGAATTTAAATATCAATGGCTATTTATGACAACTCATTACTTACTATACATTGCAGGATTTGTTTTAAGCTATAAAATAATGAGAGGATCTATCCTTTATCTAATACCAGGTATTATACTGCCAGTATTCTGGCATCTTCCTCAATTTTTTGCTTTAGCTGGTGCTTACGTATCATGGCGAATACTTAATGATAGTACACTTTTTCTTGGAGGAATTTTTGCAGGAATGACTATTACAAAATTATCAAACGCAGTAAAAATATTACTCTTAGTTTTATGGATGAGCGGAGATAGTGTTTTATCAGTAATTCTAATAGTAGGCTGGCCACCGTATTCTAACGAAGTCTATCCTTTCTCTCCCTTTTCAGTATCTCAAGAAGTATACACTGGAATAGTTATGTTCGGTATAATGACTGCAATTTTTGTATATATTGTAATTAATTTGATAAAAACAGTATTCAGAATATAA
- a CDS encoding APC family permease, protein MSQRKVFVRESSGLIKQVNLLDAVMLNLGNMSAGVALFESISPYLNSSNNPTIGGPGGVLWIASLLGLIFAIPQLIIYTVMTRHISRTGGDYVWVSRSINGGIGSVMAIALMLESLAYFALIAFFSASSINAVLSTIGGVDHSSFLLNLANNIFVNPYGNLTLIQKGIFYSIGAIFFVIVILLNIFKAKWGYNIVTILGIFSFASLIAAMIIIAISTPFMAKISPFMSSQGISIPSSVRYSFLPKINWDYTLLLLPIFALYTYPWMQAGPAVSAEFKQSQKIAKLNLVLAILITAFFVTVGFAEMDAVAGYYFNYYAYGTFIYNFWDVAIALSQNALVQWFLGLGVILWNFYVLSYGVIVFSRYVFALSFDRVLPAKFSEVNKYGSPIYAHLLDLILTLSLLSIPVFSTAAATSLYGATILGALYFLVVSIASIFYGVKNKIRILSIAGIISAIYFAFLTYEAGINPVFGFTSTVDGIPITEIFVGLVIVTGIVVYLLSKYINSKKGIDISMSFKEIPPE, encoded by the coding sequence GTGTCTCAAAGAAAAGTTTTTGTAAGAGAAAGTTCTGGTTTAATTAAACAAGTTAACTTATTAGATGCAGTAATGCTGAATCTAGGAAACATGTCTGCAGGAGTAGCTCTATTTGAGTCAATATCACCATATTTGAATTCGTCAAATAATCCAACTATTGGTGGGCCAGGAGGAGTTTTATGGATAGCTTCGCTCTTAGGTCTAATATTTGCAATACCACAACTAATAATCTATACAGTAATGACTAGGCATATTTCGAGAACTGGTGGGGATTATGTCTGGGTATCTAGAAGTATAAATGGAGGAATAGGTTCCGTAATGGCCATTGCTCTTATGCTAGAAAGTCTTGCGTATTTTGCATTAATAGCTTTCTTTTCAGCATCGTCTATTAACGCAGTACTATCTACAATAGGTGGAGTAGATCATTCTAGTTTCCTATTAAATTTAGCTAATAACATTTTTGTTAACCCTTATGGTAATCTGACATTAATTCAAAAAGGTATATTTTACTCTATAGGCGCAATATTTTTTGTGATAGTTATTTTATTAAATATATTTAAAGCTAAATGGGGTTATAACATAGTAACAATATTAGGTATATTCTCGTTTGCTTCTTTAATAGCCGCTATGATAATAATAGCTATTTCAACTCCCTTTATGGCTAAAATATCTCCATTTATGTCATCACAAGGCATTTCTATACCTTCTTCTGTACGATATTCATTCTTACCTAAAATAAACTGGGATTATACTCTTCTACTTCTTCCTATATTTGCATTATATACATATCCATGGATGCAAGCAGGTCCAGCAGTATCGGCAGAATTTAAGCAATCACAGAAAATCGCTAAGTTAAATCTAGTATTAGCTATTCTTATTACTGCGTTTTTTGTAACAGTAGGATTTGCAGAAATGGATGCTGTAGCAGGCTACTATTTTAACTATTATGCTTATGGTACATTTATCTATAACTTCTGGGATGTGGCAATTGCTTTATCTCAAAATGCTCTAGTTCAATGGTTCTTAGGTCTAGGCGTAATATTATGGAATTTCTATGTGTTATCGTACGGTGTAATAGTGTTCTCTAGATATGTTTTCGCTTTATCTTTTGATAGAGTATTACCTGCTAAGTTTTCTGAAGTAAATAAATATGGATCTCCTATCTATGCTCATCTACTAGATTTAATCCTTACGTTATCTTTACTATCAATCCCTGTATTTTCAACTGCTGCAGCTACTTCACTTTATGGTGCTACAATATTAGGAGCCTTATACTTTTTAGTAGTAAGCATAGCATCAATATTCTATGGAGTAAAGAATAAAATAAGAATATTATCCATAGCTGGTATAATTTCTGCTATTTACTTCGCATTTCTAACTTATGAAGCTGGAATAAACCCTGTATTTGGATTTACGAGCACCGTAGACGGTATACCTATAACTGAAATATTTGTAGGTTTAGTAATAGTTACAGGGATAGTAGTATATTTGCTTTCGAAGTATATTAATTCTAAAAAAGGAATAGATATATCCATGTCATTTAAGGAAATTCCTCCAGAATAA
- the sul7d gene encoding Sul7d family chromatin protein encodes MATKVKFKIKGEEKEVDVSKVKKVWKVGKMVSFTYDDNGKTGRGAVSEKDAPKELLEKLGK; translated from the coding sequence ATGGCAACAAAAGTAAAATTCAAAATTAAAGGAGAAGAGAAGGAAGTAGATGTATCAAAAGTAAAGAAAGTATGGAAAGTAGGAAAAATGGTATCATTCACATACGACGACAATGGAAAAACAGGTAGAGGAGCAGTAAGCGAAAAAGACGCACCAAAAGAATTACTAGAAAAACTAGGAAAATAA